A portion of the Lolium rigidum isolate FL_2022 chromosome 1, APGP_CSIRO_Lrig_0.1, whole genome shotgun sequence genome contains these proteins:
- the LOC124683470 gene encoding translation initiation factor eIF-2B subunit gamma-like — MDFQVVVLARGTSEKLSPLVSKDVPKALLPVANRPAISYVLDLLESSDLKDIIVVVEGQEAARLVGAWISSAYLDRLLVEVVAVTEDIGTAGALRAISKRLVANDVLVISGDLVTDVLPGAVAATHRRNGAAVTALLCYVPVSGPSDAASSGGKDKAKKPCRLNIVGLDITRQFLLHIVSGTDVEKDVRVYKRKIRAVGQMEIRSDLMDAHLYAFNRTTLQDVLEKKETYRSIRLEVLPYLVRSQLRSAPSGGEGTIVDESGNVIVPPNSNLQCLSQHRAIAPSAFKQDLLSNSGGGTHRCCVYIAGKNKYCHRLNSIQAYCDINRDVIGEASHLSGYSFSSHNNIIHPSCVLGSKTTVGPQCMLDEGSQLGDKCSVKRSVIGRHCRIGSNVKIVNSVVMNHVVIEDGCHIQGSVVCNNVQLQERAVLKDCQVGAGYTVTTGSDHKAESLARK; from the exons ATGGACTTCCAGGTCGTCGTCCTCGCCAGAGGCACTTCCGAGAAGCTCTCGCCCCTCGTCTCCAAG GACGTCCCCAAGGCCCTCCTCCCCGTAGCTAACCGCCCGGCGATCTCCTACGTGCTCGATCTCCTCGAGTCCAGCGACCTCAAGGACATCATCGTG GTCGTGGAGGGACAAGAGGCGGCTCGCCTCGTCGGAGCGTGGATCTCTAGTGCATACTTGGACCGCCTCCTCGTGGAG GTAGTTGCAGTTACTGAGGACATTGGAACTGCTGGTGCATTACGAGCTATTTCAAAGAGGCTGGTCGCGAATGATGTTTTG GTGATTAGCGGTGACCTAGTAACCGATGTACTTCCTGGGGCTGTTGCTGCTACCCATAGAAGAAATGGTGCAGCTGTTACTGCTTTGCTGTGTTATGTTCCTGTTAGTGGTCCTTCAGATGCTGCGTCTTCGGGAGGGAAAGATAAGGCTAAAAAACCATGTCGATTGAACATAGTGGGGCTAGACATAACAAGGCAATTCTTGTTGCATATTGTATCAG GAACTGACGTTGAAAAGGATGTTCGGGTTTATAAGAGAAAAATACGAGCTGTAGGTCAG ATGGAAATTCGAAGTGACCTGATGGATGCCCATCTTTATGCCTTCAATAG GACAACATTGCAGGATGTACTGGAAAAGAAAGAAACATACCGTAGCATTAGACTTGAAGTCCTCCCATACTTAGTGAGGAGCCAGTTG AGATCAGCTCCATCTGGAGGTGAAGGAACAATAGTTGATGAAAGTGGGAATGTTATAGTTCCGCCCAACAGTAATTTACAGTGCTTGTCACAACATCGTGCTATTGCACCATCTGCTTTCAAGCAAGATTTACTATCAAATTCAGGTGGTGGAACACATAGGTGCTGTGTCTATATTGCTGGTAAAAACAAGTACTGTCACCGTTTGAACTCCATTCAGGCGTACTGTGATATTAACCGAGAT GTTATAGGGGAAGCTAGTCATCTATCTGGTTATTCCTTCTCTTCACATAATAACATCATCCACCCATCGTGTGTGCTTGGATCGAAGACTACA GTCGGGCCACAATGCATGCTTGATGAGGGTTCACAGTTAGGTGACAAATGTAGTGTCAAACGATCTGTGATAGGCCGTCATTGTCGAATCGGTTCCAATGTGAAG ATTGTCAACTCTGTTGTCATGAATCATGTGGTTATTGAAGATGGCTGCCACATCCAAGGTTCTGTTGTATGTAATAATGTGCAACTTCAAGAGCGTGCTGTTTTGAAAGATTGCCAG GTTGGAGCTGGTTATACTGTGACCACTGGTAGTGATCACAAAGCAGAATCCCTAGCAAGAAAGTAG